The following proteins are co-located in the candidate division WOR-3 bacterium genome:
- the purE gene encoding 5-(carboxyamino)imidazole ribonucleotide mutase: MKVVIIMGSKQDLEHSKKIAEKLKEFEVECVLRIASAHKTPLKVLEILKEYENEDAVFITVAGRSNALSGFVDANTTKPCIACPPYSDKFSGFDIFSTLRMPSGVAPLTVLEPEGAALSALKILALKDKNLEKKIKEYQEKIKNEIENSDKELKIG, encoded by the coding sequence ATGAAAGTGGTTATAATTATGGGTTCAAAGCAGGACCTTGAACATTCAAAAAAGATCGCTGAAAAATTAAAAGAGTTTGAAGTGGAATGTGTTTTAAGGATTGCCTCTGCCCATAAAACACCTTTAAAAGTCCTTGAAATTTTGAAAGAATATGAAAATGAGGATGCTGTATTTATAACCGTTGCTGGGAGAAGTAATGCTTTAAGTGGTTTCGTTGATGCAAATACAACAAAACCCTGTATAGCCTGTCCACCTTACAGTGATAAATTCAGCGGCTTTGACATTTTTTCCACTTTGAGAATGCCTTCAGGTGTTGCACCCCTTACAGTATTAGAGCCTGAAGGAGCTGCACTTTCTGCTTTAAAGATACTTGCTTTAAAGGATAAAAATCTTGAAAAAAAAATCAAAGAATACCAGGAAAAAATTAAAAATGAAATTGAGAATTCTGACAAGGAGTTAAAAATTGGGTAG
- a CDS encoding AAA family ATPase gives MNKQSVIIFRGIPRSGKTSLAKKLFENLKEKGFILLQYDEIFKIKKVFEKKKMRFSIFYNITKELIKEGYSLILDYSFTSKKEISKVIKFLKRRKIIFRIYLLNPPFEIILERDKNFLEPKGKEKLLKFYNRLMKNFEPYSLVLDTGKLKEDETLNILMEDLKKNDLI, from the coding sequence ATGAATAAACAATCTGTGATTATATTCAGAGGAATACCAAGATCAGGAAAAACAAGTTTAGCAAAAAAACTTTTTGAAAATTTAAAAGAAAAGGGATTTATATTACTTCAATATGACGAAATTTTTAAAATAAAAAAAGTATTTGAAAAGAAAAAAATGAGATTTTCAATATTTTATAACATTACAAAGGAACTTATAAAAGAAGGATATTCCTTAATTCTTGACTACTCTTTTACCTCAAAAAAGGAAATATCAAAAGTAATTAAATTTCTTAAAAGGAGAAAAATAATTTTCAGGATTTATCTTTTAAACCCACCCTTTGAAATTATACTTGAAAGGGATAAAAATTTTTTAGAACCAAAAGGGAAAGAAAAGCTACTTAAATTTTATAATAGATTGATGAAAAACTTTGAACCCTACTCCCTTGTTTTAGATACTGGGAAATTGAAAGAGGATGAAACTTTAAATATTTTAATGGAAGACCTTAAAAAAAATGATCTTATTTAA
- a CDS encoding CDP-alcohol phosphatidyltransferase family protein, whose product MILFKAHPDSKPKDGIVSKHINRYFSSLFTKIIIKKNIHPNKITLIFLILFSFFLILSGILRSILLTGFFYQLASICDGIDGEIARKKNLTSEGGALLDTVSDYIVDSIAAFSLGYSLSKYNFNNFLILFITSFTIMTRLLTQFIVKNTKGFRRHIIRDTRDLIVFIIFIFSILTEIFKNPYIMFYGLIFINVWRWDNGIYRLYCFIKKNS is encoded by the coding sequence ATGATCTTATTTAAGGCTCACCCCGATTCAAAACCAAAGGATGGAATTGTATCAAAACACATAAACAGATACTTCTCTTCACTTTTTACAAAAATAATTATTAAAAAAAATATACATCCAAATAAGATAACTCTTATATTTTTAATACTCTTTTCTTTTTTTCTTATTTTATCAGGAATTTTAAGAAGTATTCTTTTAACAGGTTTTTTCTATCAATTAGCTTCAATTTGTGATGGAATTGATGGAGAAATTGCAAGAAAGAAAAATCTTACTTCTGAAGGTGGAGCACTTCTTGATACTGTAAGTGACTACATAGTTGATTCAATTGCAGCTTTTTCACTTGGGTATTCTCTTTCAAAATACAATTTTAATAATTTTTTAATTTTATTTATTACATCCTTTACAATAATGACAAGACTTTTAACTCAGTTTATTGTAAAAAATACAAAAGGTTTTAGAAGGCATATTATAAGAGACACAAGGGATTTAATTGTTTTTATTATCTTTATCTTTTCAATTTTAACAGAAATTTTCAAAAATCCTTATATAATGTTTTATGGATTAATTTTTATCAATGTATGGAGATGGGATAACGGTATTTACAGATTATACTGTTTTATTAAAAAAAATTCTTAA
- a CDS encoding GNAT family N-acetyltransferase, with protein MKTLELKVTKLSKEVRSSFIDILNRTPDFNEKDKKTCLYVFDGIERGEYEGIGIFENGNLLGFILFSENFLADSVMELLWIVVDPNFYGQGIAEILFQEFLNEVNRRKIRMIVLETQEKHKRARRFYEKMGFKKEAEIKDFYRVGESKEIWVKRL; from the coding sequence ATGAAAACTCTTGAATTAAAAGTAACAAAACTCTCAAAGGAGGTAAGGTCTTCTTTTATTGATATATTAAATAGAACTCCTGATTTTAATGAAAAGGACAAAAAGACCTGTTTATATGTTTTTGATGGAATTGAAAGGGGAGAATACGAGGGGATAGGTATTTTTGAAAATGGTAATTTACTTGGATTTATTCTTTTTTCAGAGAATTTTCTTGCTGATTCTGTAATGGAGCTTTTATGGATTGTGGTTGACCCTAATTTTTACGGTCAGGGGATAGCAGAGATTTTATTTCAAGAATTTTTAAATGAAGTTAATAGAAGAAAAATAAGAATGATAGTTCTTGAAACACAGGAAAAGCATAAGAGGGCAAGAAGGTTTTATGAGAAAATGGGTTTTAAAAAAGAGGCAGAGATTAAGGATTTTTATAGAGTAGGTGAGTCAAAAGAAATCTGGGTTAAAAGACTTTAA
- a CDS encoding ATP-grasp domain-containing protein, with protein MKIGITYDLKPKEVPPHLPEDIFEEFDSEITVNSLKKTIESFGFETILLGSGKDFIEKILKEKVDFIFNIAEGFGTRSREGHVPSVCEMLNIPYSGSDPLALSITLDKELCKRFAKSIGVRTPSFKVIKSLKELKNFKFKDFPCVLKLKNEGSSIGLRLSSKVNSLDELKEKAKELLEKYREPVLVEKFVPGKEVTVGIIGNEKIKFFGLMEIRPKRLKEEDFLYSLEVKRNYKEEVEYIVPPEIPEEKKREIKRYVLKLFKALDLKDFSRFDFRFDENFNPYFLEINPLPGLNPETSDFPIMAYKMGLSYREIIEKILESAFERYGIKK; from the coding sequence ATGAAAATTGGAATAACCTATGATTTAAAACCTAAAGAAGTGCCTCCTCATTTGCCCGAGGATATATTTGAGGAGTTTGATTCAGAAATAACTGTTAATTCTCTAAAAAAAACGATAGAAAGTTTTGGTTTTGAAACTATACTTTTGGGTAGTGGAAAAGATTTTATAGAGAAAATTTTAAAGGAAAAGGTTGATTTTATCTTTAATATTGCTGAGGGGTTTGGAACAAGATCAAGGGAAGGACATGTTCCATCAGTATGTGAAATGCTCAATATCCCTTATTCAGGTTCTGACCCCCTTGCTTTAAGTATTACCTTAGATAAAGAGTTATGTAAGAGATTTGCTAAATCCATTGGTGTGAGAACACCGAGTTTTAAGGTTATTAAAAGTTTAAAGGAACTTAAAAATTTTAAATTTAAAGATTTTCCCTGTGTTTTGAAATTAAAAAATGAGGGTTCAAGCATAGGATTAAGACTTTCCTCAAAGGTAAATAGTCTCGATGAATTAAAAGAAAAAGCAAAAGAACTTCTTGAAAAATACAGAGAGCCTGTGCTTGTTGAAAAATTTGTGCCCGGAAAAGAAGTAACCGTAGGTATAATTGGAAATGAAAAAATTAAATTCTTTGGATTGATGGAGATAAGACCAAAAAGATTAAAGGAAGAAGATTTTCTCTATTCCCTTGAAGTTAAGAGAAATTATAAGGAGGAGGTTGAATATATTGTTCCACCTGAAATACCTGAAGAAAAGAAAAGGGAAATAAAAAGGTATGTTTTAAAACTTTTTAAAGCCCTTGATTTAAAAGATTTTTCAAGATTTGATTTCAGGTTTGACGAAAATTTTAACCCTTATTTTCTTGAAATAAATCCACTTCCTGGTCTTAACCCTGAAACAAGTGATTTTCCGATTATGGCTTATAAAATGGGTTTAAGTTATAGAGAAATCATAGAAAAGATTTTAGAGAGTGCCTTTGAAAGATATGGAATTAAAAAATAA
- a CDS encoding KamA family radical SAM protein — MEIIKEDKNKDTLRGDEPPPSPVLLKKEEKYFWQKLPLYQDVPPEIFYDYKWQIRNLIRTPEQLFEAFPFLTEKEKRDIRLVARKFPILISPYYLSLIDPENPDDPIRKQAIPSIDELHDYKGVRDPLEEEEDEAAPGLIHRYPDRALLITTNFCTTYCRHCTRKRLLGKGGTVKVYQEFDKVLNYLREHPEINDIILSGGDPLTLPILKLKFILDGLKTIPSIQVVRLGSRVPVTLPMRLFDQELLNLLSQYDFLWLNTHFNHPKEITELSKKAVLNLLKCGIPVNNQSVLLKGINDNVETMRELLKALLRIKVRPYYLFHCDPTKGVSHFRTSVYKGIEIIEGLRGHISGLAIPTYVVDAPHGGGKIPVMPNYVISMSEDRIVLRNYEGMIISYTWNGSEREGRQKGINKEGIFGLLKGEKEYLIPEKTYRMERRRIRK, encoded by the coding sequence ATGGAAATAATAAAAGAAGATAAAAACAAGGATACCTTAAGGGGGGATGAACCTCCCCCCTCGCCTGTCCTTCTCAAAAAGGAAGAAAAATACTTCTGGCAAAAATTGCCCCTCTATCAAGATGTTCCACCTGAAATTTTCTATGACTATAAATGGCAAATAAGAAATTTAATTAGGACTCCTGAACAATTATTTGAAGCTTTTCCTTTTTTAACTGAAAAAGAAAAGAGAGATATAAGACTTGTTGCGAGAAAATTTCCAATATTAATTTCTCCCTATTATCTTTCACTTATTGATCCTGAAAATCCTGATGACCCTATAAGGAAACAGGCAATTCCAAGTATTGATGAATTACATGATTATAAAGGGGTAAGAGACCCTCTTGAAGAGGAGGAGGATGAAGCTGCCCCTGGTTTAATTCACAGATATCCTGATAGAGCTTTACTTATTACAACAAATTTCTGCACAACTTACTGCAGGCACTGCACAAGAAAAAGATTGCTCGGTAAAGGCGGAACTGTTAAAGTTTATCAGGAATTTGATAAGGTTTTGAACTATTTAAGAGAACACCCTGAAATAAATGATATAATTCTTTCAGGTGGAGATCCTCTAACCCTGCCAATTCTGAAACTTAAATTTATACTTGACGGACTAAAAACTATTCCTTCTATCCAGGTAGTAAGACTTGGTTCAAGAGTTCCTGTGACTCTTCCTATGAGACTGTTTGATCAAGAGCTATTAAATCTTTTATCCCAGTATGATTTTCTATGGTTGAATACCCACTTTAACCATCCAAAGGAAATAACCGAACTTTCTAAAAAGGCAGTTTTAAATTTATTAAAGTGTGGAATACCTGTTAATAACCAGTCTGTTTTATTAAAGGGAATAAATGATAATGTGGAGACAATGAGAGAACTTTTAAAAGCTCTTTTAAGGATAAAGGTAAGACCCTATTATTTATTCCACTGTGACCCTACAAAAGGAGTTTCCCACTTCAGAACATCTGTTTATAAGGGAATAGAGATAATTGAAGGTTTAAGGGGGCATATTTCAGGACTTGCTATTCCCACTTATGTTGTTGATGCGCCCCATGGAGGTGGTAAAATTCCTGTTATGCCAAACTATGTTATCTCAATGTCAGAGGATAGGATTGTTCTCAGAAACTATGAAGGAATGATAATATCCTATACCTGGAATGGTTCTGAAAGAGAAGGAAGGCAAAAAGGTATAAATAAAGAAGGTATCTTTGGTCTTTTAAAGGGTGAAAAGGAATACTTAATTCCTGAAAAAACTTATCGAATGGAAAGAAGAAGAATCAGAAAATAG